A part of Lutra lutra chromosome 2, mLutLut1.2, whole genome shotgun sequence genomic DNA contains:
- the NDUFC1 gene encoding NADH dehydrogenase [ubiquinone] 1 subunit C1, mitochondrial: protein MALPVLLRQFSKLLAPARLPSGSSARSKFYVRDPPHDKPDWLKVGLTLGTSVFLWIYLIKQHNEDVLEYKRRNGLE from the exons ATGGCGCTCCCCGTGTTGTTGCGCCAGTTCTCCAAGCTGCTGGCTCCAGCTAGGCTCCCAAGCGGCT CTTCAGCGCGATCAAAGTTCTACGTTCGGGATCCGCCACATGACAAACCTGACTGGCTGAAAGTTGGACTGACCTTGGGCACCTCCGTCTTCTTGTGGATCTAT CTCATCAAGCAACATAATGAAGATGTTTTAgagtataaaagaagaaatgggttggaataa